The Humulus lupulus chromosome 4, drHumLupu1.1, whole genome shotgun sequence genome has a window encoding:
- the LOC133832476 gene encoding uncharacterized protein LOC133832476 gives MQELALSIADPWMVIGEFNEIISHHEKIGKKVTVKLSSSFQDCLSFCHLEDLKFSEAVFLPEGLFDHSPVLVHFYLEFAPEKKPFRYFRMWKEAPSYAAKIQTSWNIPVVGTEMFQVVSKLKRLKQVLSGINREGFSDIQQTKFKAKFLLRELQEKLQKDPLNDCIINQEQVARENFLHFHKAYMMFLAQKAKVIWLASGDENTHIFHASLKARRIQNRILSIKNECGIWVDTPDGMKAPGPDGYSSYFYQDNWNLVGLEVSAAVLSFLKSGKLLKEINATTITLIPKTICPYNVCDFRPIACCNVIYKAASKMICSRLRQVLPDLLAENQGGFVHGRYIAYNIMICQDLVRHYGRKNCKPCCMIKLDLRKAYDTIEWDFIEEMLIAFHFPLKFIQLIMICVQTPRYSLMINGSMHGFFASKRGLRQGDPMSPVLFVLGMEYLSKIMLKVGSSSGYKFHGRGLKLFSKTSGLIPNETKFAIYCSGMPETEIVRVLDVSGFTRSTLSFRYLGIPICSKHISSAECGVILEKMLLRDIEAICRAFLWKGLAESQGPGLVAWNSVCTPKAAGGLGFRKISEWNFASLGKYVWAIASKKDNLWVKWIHSIYLKKEDWWEYSVQPNCSWYWKKIVAIKHLFKVKLDKASFIAMKYSIQSRYDLLHHQHINVQWSKFVWERSSIPKHRFILWLVMLQKLSTRSYIS, from the exons ATGCAGGAGTTGGCTTTATCTATAGCAGATCCTTGGATGGTGATAGGGGAATTTAATGAGATTATTTCTCATCATGAGAAGATAGGTAAAAAGGTTACTGTTAAACTCTCTAGCAGCTTTCAAGATTGCCTATCATTCTGTCATTTGGAGGATTTAAAGTTCTCAG AAGCTGTTTTTCTCCCAGAAGGACTCTTTGATCATAGTCCAGTCCTTGTTCACTTCTATTTGGAGTTTGCACCGGAGAAGAAACCATTTAGATACTTTCGGATGTGGAAAGAAGCTCCCTCTTATGCTGCCAAGATTCAGACCAGTTGGAATATTCCAGTTGTTGGTACTGAAATGTTTCAAGTGGTTTCTAAATTGAAAAGGTTGAAACAGGTTTTATCGGGTATTAATAGAGAAGGTTTTTCTGATATACAACAGACAAAATTTAAGGCAAAATTTTTGCTGAGGGAGCTTCAGGAAAAATTGCAAAAGGATCCGCTTAATGACTGCATTATTAATCAAGAACAAGTGGCTAGAGAAAATTTCCTCCATTTCCATAAAGCATACATGATGTTTTTGGCACAAAAGGCTAAAGTAATTTGGCTGGCTAGTGGAGATGAGAATACTCATATTTTCCATGCATCTCTGAAGGCTAGGCGGATACAGAACAGGATTCTCTCCATCAAGAATGAGTGTGGCATTTGGGTAGACACACCAGATG GGATGAAAGCTCCAGGCCCAGATGGATATAGTAGCTACTTCTATCAAGATAACTGGAATTTGGTGGGTTTGGAGGTTAGTGCAGCTGTTCTATCCTTCCTCAAATCGGGTAAATTGCTCAAAGAGATTAATGCCACAACTATTACTCTCATTCCTAAGACCATTTGCCCGTATAATGTTTGTGATTTCAGACCCATTGCATGTTGTAATGTCATTTATAAAGCAGCGTCTAAGATGATTTGTTCAAGACTTCGTCAAGTTCTTCCTGACTTATTAGCAGAAAATCAAGGGGGATTTGTTCATGGTAGATACATAGCATACAACATCATGATATGTCAAGACTTAGTTCGACATTATGGGAGGAAAAATTGCAAACCATGTTGTATGATCAAGTTGGATTTGAGGAAAGCTTATGACACCATAGAGTGGGATTTTATTGAAGAGATGCTCATAGCCTTTCATTTTCCTCTGAAATTTATTCAGCTTATTATGATTTGTGTTCAAACACCAAGGTATTCATTGATGATTAATGGCTCAATGCATGGTTTCTTTGCATCTAAGAGAGGATTGCGACAAGGGGATCCTATGTCTCCAGTACTATTTGTACTTGGCATGGAATATCTGTCCAAAATCATGCTTAAAGTTGGCTCATCTTCAGGTTACAAATTTCATGGCAG GGGGCTTAAATTGTTTTCAAAGACTTCGGGACTTATTCCAAATGAAACTAAATTTGCAATCTATTGTAGTGGCATGCCTGAGACTGAGATTGTTAGAGTGCTGGATGTTTCAGGGTTCACTCGTAGTACCCTTTCATTCCGGTACCTTGGTATCCCAATATGTTCCAAGCATATTTCTTCTGCTGAATGTGGGGTGATTCTCGAAAAAATG TTACTGAGGGATATAGAGGCCATTTGTAGAGCCTTTCTTTGGAAAGGTTTGGCAGAGTCTCAAGGTCCAGGTTTAGTTGCTTGGAACTCTGTATGCACTCCAAAAGCTGCTGGAGGTTTAGGCTTCAGGAAGATTTCAGAATGGAATTTTGCATCACTGGGTAAATATGTATGGGCCATAGCTTCCAAAAAGGATAACTTGTGGGTTAAATGGATCCATAGCATTTATTTGAAGAAGGAGGACTGGTGGGAGTATTCAGTGCAACCGAATTGCAGCTGGTATTGGAAGAAAATTGTTGCTATTAAACATCTCTTTAAAGTCAAGCTGGATAAGGCATCTTTTATAGCAATGAAATATAGTATTCAATCCAGATATGATTTACTACATCATCAACATATTAATGTACAGTGGAGCAAGTTTGTTTGGGAGAGAAGTAGTATTCCGAAGCATAGATTCATTCTATGGTTAGTAATGCTTCAAAAGTTGAGTACCAGATCATATATCAGCTGA